Below is a genomic region from candidate division SR1 bacterium Aalborg_AAW-1.
CTCGGACTTCCATTTAATATTGCTAGTTATGCGTTATTACTTCATCTCTTAGCCAAAGAAAGTTGACTACAAGAAGGAAAATTAGTAGGATTCTTAGCAGATACCCATATCTATCGTAATCATGTTGATGCTCTTACTGAACAGTTGAGCAGAACTCCAGATATCCTTCCAACGATCACGACAGATGATTTCACCAACATCTTCGATCGACAATATACTGATACAGTTGTAGAGAATTACAATCCACAGAAGAGTATTAAGATGGATGTGGCGGTTTAGTTAAATTTTTACATTTACTCATATAAAATACTATGTACACTGAAAACAACGTACGATTATGTAGTCTGATTACTAATACTCCTCAAGAATGATTTGAATTAGCCATCAAACTTTCTCGTAAAGGAGTCCAATATACATGGCCTGATATTGAAGTACTTAACAAATTTAAATCTGATTATGATGACAATACTGATAGTATTACAGCTGCCTCACAAGTTATTGCGACAAATTTCCAAACTGTTGCCGCTGCAAACAATTATCGAAGATAGAAAAGTATATATTCTATTAGTATTGTATATTTTTATTTTCATGATTCATCTATAATGTACATCGTATTTGAATGAACAGTTGGTACAGGAAAATCGACCCAATCCAAACTCCTGGTAGAGCATCTCAAATCGCAATATCCAGATAGAGAAGTCATCCGAGTTCGCGAACCTGGCAAAACTCCTATCGCAGAGGCGATCAGAACACTCGTTCAAGGGACAGAATTTCCAGAAGAGATGGATCCTATCTGTGAAGCATATCTCTATAGTGCAGCGAGAGCTCAACTCATCAATACTATAACTAAACCAGCACTTGAGAGAGAAGCGATCGTCGTGTCAGATAGATGTTTTTGGTCATCTCTATCGTACCAATGATATACAAAATGAACTGGTATCGAGACGATTTGGCAGGTAAATAAACCTATTGTAGAATCTTGTCTTCCTGATCTTGTATTATTTTTTGATATGCCAGTAGAGATTGGATTATCGAGGACATTCGATGGAGTAGGAGATAAACATGAACTCAATGGAAAAGAATTCTTCGAACAAGCACATGAGTGATATCTGAAATGTGTAGAAGATGGAAGATTTGCAAAGAAAGCGGTTAGTATCAATGCATTAGGAACTATTGAAGAAGTATCTACGAGAATTCTTACACAAGTCAATCCATTATTGTCATAACTTTTAGCTTTCATTCGTTCTTATGAAAAGAGACAACTATATTTCACGAGATGATTATTTTATGGGAGTTGCCTTACTCTCAGCACAGAGGAGTAAAGATCCTCTCACTCAGGTAGGAGCTTGTCTCGTAAACGATAATAACGTCATCGTAGGAACCGGATACAATGGACTACCAAAATGATGCAGCGATGATGACTTCCCTTGGGACAAACATCCAACCGATATGCTACAAAATAAGCATAGCTACGTTGTTCATGCTGAAGTCAATGCCATACTCAATGCTAATACCAGTACCAACAATACTACGCTCTACGTCGGACTCTTCCCTTGTAATGAATGTGCAAAGATAATTATCCAATCAGGAATTAAAAAAATCATATATTGTTCTGACTCCAAACTAGGTAGAGACGACAATACGGCCTCGAAGCGTATGCTTGATGCTGCTCATATTATCTATGAACAGTATATTCCAACACAAGATTCTCTCACTCTTACGTATACATAATTCTTTTATATTTGACACCCACACGAATGAATTTGAAATCCAACATCATCAAAATAACTCTTCTTACACTTCTGTCAGGATTATTATTCTTGTCTTCATCATATGCCCAATCTCTCAAAAAAGAAGTGATAGCATTTACTAAAGAACATGCTATCCATAGCTATGAATACAATAGCGGATCGATAATCTTGTTTCAGCCACGTAGAGGAGGACTAACAAGTGAATTTTCCACTAAATGAACAAGTGCAAAATTTCTCACTTCATTAAAAAACAATTGTGTTGCTATCAACTGATTTTATTTCTGAAGGGGTATTGATGGAAATAATTTTCAACCCGCAGGTCCCGTAACTCGTTATGTAGGATTTAATAGACAACCGATTATCATCCCTTCTACTACCAATCCTCAAGATGATGTAAATCTCTGAGTCGAAGTCTTCTATAATAGTAGCTTAAATAGTGTCTCGATGAATA
It encodes:
- a CDS encoding Hexameric tyrosine-coordinated heme protein (HTHP), which codes for MYTENNVRLCSLITNTPQEGFELAIKLSRKGVQYTWPDIEVLNKFKSDYDDNTDSITAASQVIATNFQTVAAANNYRR
- the tmk gene encoding Thymidylate kinase codes for the protein MYIVFEGTVGTGKSTQSKLLVEHLKSQYPDREVIRVREPGKTPIAEAIRTLVQGTEFPEEMDPICEAYLYSAARAQLINTITKPALEREAIVVSDRCFWSSLSYQGYTKGTGIETIWQVNKPIVESCLPDLVLFFDMPVEIGLSRTFDGVGDKHELNGKEFFEQAHEGYLKCVEDGRFAKKAVSINALGTIEEVSTRILTQVNPLLS
- a CDS encoding tRNA-specific adenosine deaminase, with translation MKRDNYISRDDYFMGVALLSAQRSKDPLTQVGACLVNDNNVIVGTGYNGLPKGCSDDDFPWDKHPTDMLQNKHSYVVHAEVNAILNANTSTNNTTLYVGLFPCNECAKIIIQSGIKKIIYCSDSKLGRDDNTASKRMLDAAHIIYEQYIPTQDSLTLTYT